A genomic segment from Vagococcus zengguangii encodes:
- a CDS encoding helix-turn-helix domain-containing protein: MYRDFLKKNRLFKLELYQQIGLTNKFEVPTFYLETKFNADYSTISRRVKELNEDIHTITGEYLIELDLRATRLKVANYETFEKIRQQLIAYYLSFSGAYSLCQLICNGKRRVTIQQAGQQLHMSIAHIYRVLKEINAIAAKYHVEIKKDEQNLLRLFGDELRVRVFFYVFVSQNISINKREVVENSSLLNQVPFFNQRKEVMSEINVYKLEILLAVFKNRMVNKCYFDLMEGEALFSVDNEIVIQFDRFFEGSLLFDKQLQKNEVAYFILFIYFFVPEFFDDELLATNYHKFEINDANKATSQLAVQEWQRYLELELNLTEQKRYRLYSYLLYIISYRLQLSAFEFEPFSQYFAHEVILNSPIRQDLEKIAATSLMANPHPQMSPADELWKINFSCLFYLPTQKFLEKVINVGLCFKFQPNEEQFIMQKLRYIYGDSLYISHDIENADIIISDSYLLDSDKPIIFVEDIFNRQNFMLILTRINEEIIGQFY; encoded by the coding sequence ATGTACCGAGATTTTTTAAAGAAAAACAGGCTATTTAAGCTCGAATTGTATCAACAAATTGGCTTGACGAATAAGTTTGAGGTGCCGACCTTTTATTTAGAAACGAAGTTTAATGCTGATTATTCGACAATTTCAAGAAGGGTGAAGGAATTAAATGAAGACATTCACACCATTACGGGAGAGTATTTAATTGAGCTTGATTTACGTGCGACTCGTTTAAAGGTGGCTAACTATGAAACATTTGAAAAAATTAGACAGCAGTTAATTGCGTATTACTTATCGTTTTCGGGAGCGTATAGTCTGTGCCAATTAATCTGTAATGGCAAACGCCGAGTCACCATCCAACAAGCGGGTCAACAGTTACACATGAGCATTGCCCATATTTACCGTGTTTTAAAAGAGATAAATGCCATTGCAGCCAAATATCACGTAGAAATAAAAAAAGATGAGCAAAATCTCTTAAGGCTTTTTGGAGATGAATTAAGGGTGAGGGTCTTTTTTTATGTCTTTGTTTCTCAAAATATTTCGATTAATAAGCGTGAGGTAGTTGAAAACAGCTCGTTACTAAATCAAGTGCCCTTTTTTAATCAAAGAAAAGAAGTGATGAGTGAAATCAATGTTTATAAGTTAGAAATTTTGCTGGCTGTTTTTAAAAATAGAATGGTCAATAAATGCTATTTTGACTTAATGGAAGGTGAGGCGTTGTTTTCTGTCGATAATGAAATTGTGATTCAATTTGACCGCTTCTTTGAAGGTTCGTTATTATTTGATAAACAACTTCAAAAAAATGAAGTGGCTTATTTTATCTTATTTATCTATTTCTTTGTGCCAGAGTTTTTTGATGATGAATTGCTGGCGACTAATTATCACAAATTCGAAATTAATGATGCTAATAAAGCAACCTCACAATTGGCAGTTCAAGAGTGGCAACGCTATTTAGAACTTGAACTAAACTTAACCGAGCAAAAACGTTATCGATTGTATAGTTATTTGTTATATATTATTAGTTATCGCCTACAGTTATCCGCTTTTGAATTTGAACCTTTTAGTCAATATTTTGCTCATGAGGTTATTCTGAATTCTCCTATTCGTCAAGATTTGGAAAAAATTGCAGCCACCAGTTTAATGGCGAACCCTCATCCTCAAATGTCACCTGCTGACGAATTATGGAAGATAAATTTTTCTTGCCTCTTTTATTTACCTACACAAAAATTTTTAGAAAAGGTCATTAATGTGGGCCTTTGTTTTAAATTCCAACCAAATGAAGAACAATTTATTATGCAAAAACTCAGATATATTTATGGTGACTCGCTCTACATTAGCCACGACATTGAAAATGCTGATATCATTATTTCTGATAGTTACTTATTAGATAGTGATAAACCCATTATCTTTGTAGAAGATATTTTTAATCGTCAAAATTTTATGTTAATTCTGACTAGAATTAATGAGGAGATTATTGGGCAGTTCTACTAG
- the recN gene encoding DNA repair protein RecN: MLEELVIKNFAIISDLRLSFEKGMTVLTGETGAGKSIIIDAVGLLVGGRGSADFIRHGEDKSILEGQFFVNQRVLPELQEVMENLGIEMDDPTVIISRTLFRSGKNICRVNNQLVNTTALKQIGQYLVDIHGQHEHQELMNSERHIGYLDQFASQEIQPVLTEYQTAFQQQQTLARQLRQLETNEKEFVQRMDMLNFQREEIETAEIVIGEEQKLLEERQMLVNHQKITDALNMSYQFIQNDEMNSLSNIGQAMSELETISDLTEDFKTLYEEVSSSYYQLEEAARTIQSELSGMEMDEERLNHVEERLNTIRQMKRKYGDSEESILEHYQNVVKELDESMFSGAKQERLEKELDAASEQVSDLADQLSTIRQAHAVVLEEAIVTQLKDLYLDKTVFKVVVEEVKPYELGRDMVTFYISTNPGEEPKPLTKVASGGELSRVMLGMKSIFSESQGITSIIFDEVDTGVSGRVAQAIANKIHQIATDSQVLCITHLPQVAAAADHHYFIEKNVVDERTQTTVYPLAEVQRIDEVARMLAGEVITDLSKQHAKELLNMSTN; the protein is encoded by the coding sequence ATGTTAGAAGAACTAGTCATTAAAAATTTTGCGATTATTTCAGATTTACGGTTGTCCTTTGAAAAAGGGATGACCGTTTTAACTGGTGAGACCGGTGCCGGTAAATCGATTATTATCGATGCAGTTGGCCTATTAGTTGGCGGACGTGGTTCAGCTGATTTTATTCGCCACGGGGAAGATAAATCGATTTTAGAAGGGCAATTTTTTGTCAATCAACGTGTTTTACCAGAACTGCAAGAAGTAATGGAAAACCTAGGAATTGAGATGGATGATCCGACGGTGATTATTTCACGAACACTTTTTAGAAGCGGAAAAAATATTTGTCGTGTTAATAATCAACTAGTCAATACGACGGCATTGAAGCAAATTGGACAATACTTAGTCGATATTCATGGTCAGCATGAACACCAAGAGTTGATGAATTCTGAGCGTCATATCGGTTACTTAGATCAATTTGCTAGTCAAGAAATTCAGCCGGTTTTAACTGAGTATCAAACAGCTTTTCAACAACAGCAAACATTAGCTCGTCAATTAAGACAGCTAGAAACAAATGAAAAAGAATTTGTTCAACGTATGGATATGTTGAATTTTCAGCGTGAAGAAATTGAAACCGCAGAAATAGTCATTGGTGAAGAACAAAAATTGCTTGAAGAACGCCAAATGTTAGTCAATCACCAAAAAATTACGGATGCCTTAAACATGAGCTATCAGTTTATTCAAAACGATGAGATGAATAGTTTATCCAATATCGGTCAGGCGATGTCAGAGCTAGAAACAATTAGTGATTTGACCGAAGACTTTAAAACTTTATACGAAGAAGTGTCGTCTAGTTATTATCAATTAGAAGAAGCTGCTCGCACGATTCAAAGTGAATTGAGTGGCATGGAGATGGATGAAGAGCGTTTGAATCATGTCGAAGAACGCTTGAATACTATTCGCCAAATGAAACGTAAGTACGGGGATTCTGAAGAAAGTATTTTGGAACATTATCAAAATGTTGTAAAAGAATTGGACGAATCAATGTTTAGTGGTGCCAAACAAGAACGTCTTGAAAAAGAATTAGACGCAGCAAGTGAGCAAGTATCGGACTTAGCGGATCAATTATCAACGATTCGTCAAGCTCATGCGGTCGTATTAGAAGAAGCAATCGTTACCCAACTAAAAGACTTGTATTTAGATAAAACGGTCTTTAAAGTGGTGGTTGAGGAAGTGAAACCGTATGAACTAGGTCGTGATATGGTCACGTTCTATATTAGTACCAATCCTGGTGAAGAACCAAAACCGTTAACGAAAGTTGCTTCAGGTGGCGAGTTGTCACGTGTCATGTTAGGAATGAAGAGTATTTTCTCTGAATCACAAGGGATTACTAGTATTATCTTTGATGAAGTCGATACCGGTGTTAGTGGCCGAGTTGCTCAAGCTATTGCTAATAAGATTCATCAAATTGCGACTGACTCGCAAGTCTTATGTATTACGCATTTGCCACAAGTAGCCGCTGCAGCGGATCATCATTACTTTATTGAGAAAAATGTGGTCGATGAACGTACACAAACAACTGTTTATCCATTAGCTGAAGTGCAACGAATTGATGAGGTTGCTCGTATGTTAGCCGGTGAGGTCATCACAGACTTATCAAAACAACATGCGAAAGAACTCTTAAATATGTCAACAAATTAG
- a CDS encoding TlyA family RNA methyltransferase has product MKKERVDVLVVNQGLAETREQAKRLVMAGMVYDQNNERMDKPGVKIPETSELQLKGKGLRYVSRGGLKLEKAIEVFDIEFEGKTVLDIGASTGGFTDVALQNGATLSYALDVGHNQLAWKLRQDERVVVMEKTNFRYSKAEDFDQGLPEIATIDVSFISLKLILPVLKTIIQENGHVMALVKPQFEAGRELVGKNGIVRDPDVHQMVLYEMAHFMQEEGFEIEGINYSPIKGGEGNIEFIVYLRAVAEVDKKDSLALETWVKQIVDEAHHSL; this is encoded by the coding sequence ATGAAAAAAGAACGAGTAGATGTCTTAGTGGTTAATCAGGGTCTAGCCGAAACGCGTGAACAAGCTAAACGCTTAGTAATGGCTGGCATGGTATATGACCAAAATAATGAACGAATGGATAAACCTGGGGTAAAGATTCCGGAAACATCAGAATTACAACTTAAAGGAAAAGGCCTGCGTTATGTCTCACGTGGTGGTTTAAAATTAGAAAAAGCGATTGAAGTATTTGATATAGAGTTTGAAGGTAAGACAGTCTTAGACATTGGCGCATCGACGGGTGGGTTTACGGATGTGGCTTTACAAAATGGGGCAACATTAAGTTATGCTTTAGATGTTGGTCACAATCAATTAGCTTGGAAATTACGTCAAGATGAACGTGTAGTGGTGATGGAAAAAACGAATTTCCGTTATTCTAAGGCAGAAGACTTTGACCAAGGCTTACCAGAGATTGCGACAATTGATGTCTCTTTTATATCGTTAAAACTTATTTTGCCTGTCTTAAAAACCATTATTCAAGAAAATGGTCATGTGATGGCCTTAGTCAAGCCTCAATTTGAAGCTGGTCGCGAATTAGTTGGGAAAAACGGAATTGTACGTGATCCTGATGTACATCAGATGGTTCTATATGAGATGGCGCATTTTATGCAAGAAGAAGGCTTTGAGATCGAAGGAATAAATTATTCACCGATTAAAGGCGGCGAAGGTAACATCGAGTTTATCGTCTATTTAAGAGCAGTTGCTGAGGTGGATAAAAAAGATAGTTTAGCGTTAGAAACATGGGTGAAACAAATCGTTGACGAGGCGCATCACTCATTATAA
- a CDS encoding IS1182 family transposase, producing the protein MYSNYNMNQLSLDITTSYIPEKNNTAWFINELVETLKIKESYLFGRPRQYNLSAMLKLVLFAYTRSVFSSRKIAQLAEESLPARWLTQEMMPSYRTIARFRISDELEGLINQGLEQLTAYLRQQNMIDDAIFIDGTKILADANKFSFVWKKSTIRFDAMNREATVSLMNELKEAYSSSHIPDGSNLSLDMVDEVLTRLEFRLEELEKQIETTPKLSPNPAKQERRSLKSTKRKLAARRAKMLEHQKQFKTFGKRNSFSKTDHDATFMRVKEDHMKNGQLKPAYNLQIATSKQFIVGYDVYQNPTDTKTLIPFLEKMNLAEKDAMYIVADAGYGSESNYQYLEDKLSQHTSLIPYGTMLKENSKKWQSDDKKVMNWFYEEKEDYYIDPKGVRFNFNKYRKRTDTDGFSRDFKEYVAEKYDENREEIPAALTAKGHIRKIMINPSWEYYKAKQRDFLSTKETGKIYAKRKIDVEPVFGRMKASLGFTRFSVRGLGKVLKETGIVSLALNMMKLASWETQKDIENRKNPKQTKNNTFCPFRIFYFRLITLTFVTASFLIYFYSPK; encoded by the coding sequence ATGTATTCTAATTATAACATGAATCAGTTAAGTTTGGATATTACAACTTCATATATTCCAGAAAAAAATAATACGGCTTGGTTTATTAACGAGCTAGTTGAAACATTAAAAATCAAAGAATCTTATTTATTCGGAAGACCACGTCAATATAATTTATCTGCTATGTTAAAGCTGGTCTTATTTGCGTACACACGCAGTGTTTTTAGTAGTCGTAAAATTGCTCAATTGGCTGAAGAGAGCCTACCGGCTCGTTGGTTAACACAAGAAATGATGCCTTCTTATCGAACGATTGCACGCTTTAGAATATCTGATGAATTAGAAGGTCTTATTAATCAAGGCTTGGAGCAGCTAACCGCTTATTTACGTCAACAAAACATGATTGATGATGCCATTTTTATTGATGGAACTAAAATTTTAGCTGATGCCAATAAATTTAGTTTTGTTTGGAAGAAAAGCACGATTCGTTTCGATGCGATGAATCGAGAAGCAACCGTCTCTTTAATGAATGAATTAAAAGAGGCTTATTCGTCGTCTCATATACCAGATGGTTCTAATCTGTCTTTAGATATGGTTGATGAAGTTCTAACTCGTTTAGAATTCAGATTAGAAGAATTAGAAAAACAAATTGAAACAACACCTAAGCTTTCTCCCAACCCTGCTAAACAAGAACGACGTTCTTTAAAATCAACTAAAAGAAAATTAGCTGCACGTCGAGCTAAAATGCTAGAACATCAAAAGCAATTTAAGACTTTCGGGAAACGAAACAGCTTTTCAAAAACTGATCACGATGCCACTTTCATGAGAGTAAAAGAAGATCACATGAAAAATGGTCAGCTTAAGCCAGCTTATAATCTGCAAATTGCTACGAGCAAGCAATTTATCGTAGGCTATGATGTTTACCAAAATCCAACAGATACTAAAACGTTAATCCCTTTCTTAGAAAAAATGAATTTAGCAGAAAAGGATGCAATGTATATAGTAGCAGATGCAGGTTATGGTTCAGAAAGTAACTATCAATATCTAGAAGACAAATTATCTCAACATACCTCATTAATCCCGTACGGGACAATGTTGAAAGAAAATAGTAAGAAATGGCAGTCAGATGATAAAAAGGTAATGAATTGGTTTTACGAAGAAAAAGAAGACTATTATATTGACCCAAAAGGAGTCCGTTTTAATTTTAATAAGTATCGAAAACGCACAGACACAGACGGTTTTTCACGTGATTTCAAGGAATATGTGGCAGAAAAATATGACGAAAATCGTGAAGAAATTCCTGCTGCGTTAACAGCCAAAGGCCACATAAGAAAAATAATGATTAATCCTTCATGGGAATATTATAAAGCGAAGCAACGAGATTTTCTTTCAACGAAAGAAACTGGAAAAATTTACGCTAAACGTAAGATTGATGTGGAACCAGTTTTCGGACGGATGAAGGCTTCTTTGGGCTTCACTCGTTTCTCTGTGAGAGGACTTGGAAAAGTTCTCAAGGAAACCGGTATTGTTTCCTTGGCGCTAAATATGATGAAATTAGCGTCTTGGGAGACGCAGAAAGACATAGAAAATAGAAAAAATCCGAAACAAACGAAAAATAACACTTTTTGTCCGTTTCGGATTTTTTATTTTAGACTAATAACACTAACTTTTGTCACAGCCTCTTTTCTAATTTATTTTTATTCTCCAAAATAA
- a CDS encoding M24 family metallopeptidase, whose translation MIHRINKLRNKMKEANLAAFLVTSPYNLRYVSGFTGTSGLAVITLDNAYFVTDFRYTEQASTQCEGYTIVQHTGPIYEEVENIVKKENLANMAFEEVHMSYFTHDVISELISCELVPVQGMIEELREVKEASEIETIKFACGIADKAFAHILDYIKPGMSEIQVANEVDFFMRSLGATSVSFETIVASGVRSAMPHGVASNKIIEQGDLITLDFGCYYEGYVSDMTRTFAIGDPGQRLREIHQMVLDAQLMVTEAAKPGMTGVQLDAVARDYFATKGVAEAFGHSTGHGIGLEIHEGPNVSRLAEKAFVPGNVITNEPGLYFPGVGGVRIEDDLLVTESGVEILTHSPKELIIL comes from the coding sequence ATGATTCATCGTATAAATAAGCTTAGAAACAAAATGAAAGAAGCAAATTTAGCGGCATTTTTAGTGACAAGTCCATATAACTTAAGATACGTTTCAGGTTTTACTGGCACGTCTGGGTTAGCAGTGATTACGTTAGATAATGCTTACTTTGTTACAGACTTCCGTTATACTGAACAAGCTAGCACCCAATGTGAAGGCTATACCATCGTTCAGCATACTGGTCCAATCTATGAAGAAGTAGAAAACATTGTCAAAAAGGAAAACTTAGCGAACATGGCATTTGAAGAAGTGCATATGTCTTACTTCACTCATGACGTGATTTCAGAATTAATTTCATGTGAATTAGTTCCCGTTCAGGGCATGATTGAAGAGTTGCGTGAAGTCAAAGAAGCGTCAGAAATCGAAACGATTAAGTTTGCATGTGGAATTGCAGATAAAGCTTTTGCCCACATTCTTGATTATATCAAACCAGGTATGAGCGAAATTCAAGTGGCAAATGAAGTAGATTTCTTTATGCGTTCTTTAGGGGCAACGAGTGTGTCATTTGAAACAATTGTTGCGAGTGGCGTTCGTTCAGCAATGCCTCATGGTGTAGCAAGCAACAAAATTATTGAGCAAGGTGACTTGATTACTTTAGATTTTGGATGTTATTATGAAGGGTACGTTTCTGATATGACACGTACATTTGCGATTGGTGACCCAGGTCAACGATTGAGAGAAATCCATCAAATGGTATTGGATGCTCAATTAATGGTAACGGAAGCGGCTAAACCAGGTATGACAGGTGTTCAATTAGATGCAGTGGCACGCGATTACTTTGCAACTAAAGGCGTAGCAGAAGCGTTTGGTCATTCTACTGGTCATGGTATCGGCTTAGAAATCCACGAAGGTCCAAATGTTTCACGTTTAGCTGAGAAAGCTTTTGTACCAGGTAATGTGATTACTAACGAACCAGGCTTATACTTCCCAGGTGTCGGCGGTGTACGTATCGAAGATGATCTTTTAGTAACAGAATCAGGCGTTGAAATATTAACTCATTCACCAAAAGAGTTAATTATTTTGTAA
- the xseA gene encoding exodeoxyribonuclease VII large subunit produces the protein MTQQYLSVTALTRYIKYKFEQDPYLERVYLTGELSNFRARPNAHQYFSIKDANAKISAVMFKGAYSKLKFEPKEGMKVLVIGRITLYEASGQYQITIEHMEPDGVGALYQAFEEMKEKLSKEGLFNAPKKPLVKFPKRIAVITSPSGAVIRDIMTTVKRRYPIAELVIFPTLVQGTKAAQNIADNIKKADSLGNFDTMIVARGGGSIEDLWPFNEEIVARAIFASQTPIISSVGHETDVTIADFVADVRAATPTAAAELSVPNLTEELMKVREKENRLIKAFNTLLRHKQERLNKSQDSYIFRQPQRLYESLEIKLDSVRQRFYQQMQAMIQSQERQLNDVTQRLQLVSPSQQVEQSQQQLDFLKEKLIRSMTLKLEKSKMELTKGMQALDMLSPLNIMKRGYGYVTDEQGIVHSAEQLTEKQEITINFTDGKALAEVKSIEYIKE, from the coding sequence ATGACACAACAATATTTGTCAGTAACAGCCTTAACTAGATATATAAAATATAAATTTGAGCAAGATCCTTATTTAGAGCGTGTGTATTTAACAGGAGAGTTGTCTAACTTCAGAGCTAGACCTAATGCCCATCAATATTTTTCAATCAAAGATGCAAATGCTAAAATTTCAGCGGTGATGTTCAAAGGGGCTTATTCAAAGCTTAAATTTGAACCTAAAGAGGGAATGAAAGTTCTAGTCATTGGCCGGATTACGTTATATGAGGCATCAGGTCAATATCAGATTACAATCGAACATATGGAACCTGATGGCGTCGGAGCGTTATATCAAGCATTTGAAGAGATGAAAGAAAAGCTATCTAAAGAAGGATTATTTAATGCGCCTAAAAAGCCATTAGTCAAGTTTCCTAAACGAATTGCGGTAATTACAAGTCCTAGTGGCGCGGTTATTCGTGACATTATGACAACCGTTAAACGTCGTTATCCGATAGCAGAGCTAGTTATTTTCCCAACGTTAGTTCAGGGGACAAAAGCGGCGCAAAATATTGCGGATAATATAAAAAAAGCGGATAGTTTAGGTAATTTTGATACGATGATTGTCGCGCGTGGTGGCGGTTCAATTGAGGACTTATGGCCATTTAATGAAGAAATCGTGGCACGAGCTATTTTTGCCTCACAGACGCCAATTATTTCATCAGTCGGACACGAAACGGATGTTACCATTGCAGACTTTGTTGCAGATGTCAGAGCAGCGACACCAACGGCAGCAGCTGAATTGTCAGTTCCCAATTTAACCGAAGAACTGATGAAAGTTCGCGAGAAAGAAAATCGTTTGATTAAAGCGTTCAACACGTTATTACGCCATAAGCAAGAACGTTTGAACAAATCACAAGATTCTTATATTTTCAGACAGCCACAGCGCTTGTATGAAAGTTTAGAAATAAAGTTAGATAGTGTTCGTCAGCGTTTTTATCAACAAATGCAGGCGATGATTCAATCGCAAGAGCGTCAATTAAATGACGTAACACAACGTTTGCAGTTAGTGAGTCCAAGTCAACAAGTTGAGCAGTCTCAACAACAGTTAGATTTTTTAAAGGAAAAATTAATTCGCAGTATGACGTTGAAATTAGAAAAAAGCAAAATGGAATTAACTAAAGGGATGCAGGCTTTAGATATGTTAAGTCCCTTAAATATTATGAAACGTGGTTATGGTTACGTAACGGATGAGCAAGGCATCGTTCATTCAGCAGAGCAATTAACCGAAAAACAAGAAATCACCATTAATTTTACGGATGGTAAAGCACTGGCAGAAGTCAAATCAATAGAGTATATAAAGGAGTAG
- a CDS encoding polyprenyl synthetase family protein — protein MSKTLALFSAQHLPQVEEHMFSFVKHYADEATLQTAMSYSLEAGGKRIRPLLVLATLDLLQVPITAAHYQVAGALEMIHTYSLIHDDLPAMDNDDLRRGKPTNHKVFGEGMAILAGDALLTESFHMVAQVALPAEVKVVILEQLALQSGSAGMIGGQVGDIEAENQQINLEHLASIHRRKTGALIKFAIDSAAIMAQANQAVSQHLHHYAEQFGIAFQIKDDILDVIGDEAVIGKKVGSDETLNKSTYTSLLGLDDAAKKLSEHIESGLASLEAITVLMPAADTSLLVELINKLR, from the coding sequence ATGTCTAAGACGTTGGCACTTTTTTCAGCGCAACATTTACCTCAAGTAGAAGAGCATATGTTCTCATTTGTGAAACACTATGCGGATGAAGCAACCTTACAAACAGCGATGAGTTATTCGCTGGAAGCAGGTGGTAAAAGAATTCGTCCACTATTAGTATTAGCAACTTTAGACTTATTGCAAGTCCCGATAACGGCTGCCCATTATCAAGTAGCGGGTGCTTTAGAGATGATTCATACCTATTCGCTTATTCATGATGATTTGCCAGCGATGGACAACGATGATTTACGTCGTGGAAAGCCAACGAATCATAAAGTCTTTGGTGAAGGGATGGCGATTTTAGCTGGTGATGCGCTCTTAACCGAATCATTTCATATGGTGGCGCAAGTAGCGTTACCAGCTGAGGTGAAAGTGGTTATCCTTGAGCAATTAGCTTTGCAATCTGGCTCAGCCGGTATGATTGGGGGCCAAGTAGGGGATATTGAAGCCGAAAATCAACAAATTAACTTGGAACATTTAGCATCTATTCATCGTCGTAAAACAGGTGCGTTAATTAAGTTTGCTATTGATAGTGCGGCCATCATGGCGCAAGCCAATCAAGCTGTCAGTCAACATTTACATCATTACGCTGAACAGTTTGGTATTGCCTTCCAAATTAAAGATGATATTTTAGATGTGATTGGTGATGAAGCAGTTATCGGCAAGAAAGTTGGCTCTGACGAAACATTAAACAAGAGCACGTATACGTCACTATTAGGACTTGATGACGCAGCTAAGAAATTAAGCGAGCACATTGAAAGTGGTTTAGCATCATTAGAAGCTATCACTGTGCTTATGCCTGCAGCTGATACAAGTCTATTAGTCGAACTAATAAATAAATTAAGGTGA
- the nusB gene encoding transcription antitermination factor NusB has protein sequence MELTRRQIREKALQALYPFDFQQEITKEDAISYALEIGNHALFDEETGMFIPEYLDQLVSGVIEHQAEIDRKIEEHLKSWNIARVAKTDLIIMRIAVYEMLFEETPNRVALNEAIELAKMYCDHKSPKFVNGVLSNVMKQLDSEAN, from the coding sequence GTGGAGTTAACTCGTCGTCAAATCAGAGAGAAAGCTCTTCAAGCGCTATATCCATTTGATTTTCAACAAGAAATTACCAAAGAAGATGCTATTAGTTATGCTTTAGAAATTGGGAACCATGCCTTGTTTGATGAAGAAACAGGGATGTTCATTCCAGAATATCTAGATCAATTAGTATCAGGGGTCATTGAGCATCAAGCGGAAATTGATCGTAAAATTGAAGAACATTTAAAGAGCTGGAATATTGCTCGTGTGGCAAAAACTGATTTAATTATAATGCGAATCGCAGTTTATGAAATGTTGTTTGAAGAAACACCTAACCGTGTAGCTTTAAATGAAGCTATTGAATTAGCTAAAATGTACTGTGATCACAAATCGCCTAAATTCGTTAACGGTGTGTTATCGAATGTGATGAAACAATTAGATAGTGAAGCTAACTAA
- a CDS encoding Asp23/Gls24 family envelope stress response protein: MGQNTDLILENLNENTGGEIVIAPEVLEVIIGIAAAKVEGVQGMRGSLAANVTSLLGKESHRKGVTLNVLDDGIAVDLYCYLAYGVSVPKVALQLQEIVKQQVLNMTDIELLEVNVHVVGLVTEKLATPSLEELLSMEEEEEE; this comes from the coding sequence ATGGGACAAAATACGGATTTAATTTTAGAAAACCTAAATGAAAATACAGGTGGCGAGATTGTCATTGCTCCTGAAGTTTTAGAAGTGATTATCGGTATTGCTGCTGCTAAAGTCGAAGGTGTTCAAGGAATGCGTGGTAGCTTAGCGGCCAATGTTACCTCACTTTTAGGGAAAGAATCTCATCGTAAAGGCGTTACCTTAAACGTTTTAGATGATGGAATCGCTGTTGATTTATATTGCTATTTAGCATACGGCGTTTCTGTACCAAAAGTTGCCTTACAATTACAAGAAATTGTAAAACAACAAGTATTAAACATGACAGATATCGAATTGTTAGAAGTTAACGTTCATGTTGTTGGTTTAGTCACTGAAAAATTAGCAACACCGTCATTAGAAGAATTGTTAAGTATGGAAGAAGAAGAGGAGGAATAG
- a CDS encoding exodeoxyribonuclease VII small subunit, with translation MATKKAEPTFEEALNQLELIVRELEQGDIPLEQALGSFKEGIGLSQFCQKKLADAEEMLTKIMNEEGQEVVFQESEGVNV, from the coding sequence ATGGCAACAAAAAAAGCAGAGCCTACATTTGAAGAGGCGTTAAACCAATTAGAACTAATTGTGAGAGAATTAGAACAAGGGGATATTCCTTTAGAGCAAGCGCTAGGTAGTTTTAAAGAAGGTATCGGATTAAGTCAATTTTGCCAGAAAAAATTAGCTGATGCTGAAGAAATGTTAACGAAAATCATGAACGAAGAAGGCCAAGAAGTGGTTTTCCAAGAGAGTGAGGGCGTCAATGTCTAA
- the efp gene encoding elongation factor P, whose amino-acid sequence MISVNDLKTGLTVEVDGGIWRVMDFQHVKPGKGAAFVRTKLKNLRNGSIQEKTFRGGEKIAKAQIDNRKMQYLYESGDSHVFMDTENYEQIELPTEAIKDELNYLLENSMCNIIMYGNETIGVDLPNTVVLEVKETEPGIKGDTASGGSKPAVMETGLVVNVPFFVNAGDKLVVNTVDGSYTSRA is encoded by the coding sequence ATGATTTCAGTAAACGATTTAAAAACAGGTTTAACTGTTGAAGTAGACGGAGGCATTTGGCGTGTAATGGATTTCCAACACGTAAAACCAGGTAAAGGAGCTGCCTTTGTTCGTACAAAATTAAAAAACTTACGTAACGGTAGCATTCAAGAAAAGACTTTCCGTGGCGGCGAGAAAATTGCTAAAGCACAAATCGATAACCGTAAAATGCAATATCTATATGAGTCTGGTGATAGCCATGTCTTTATGGATACAGAAAACTACGAACAAATCGAATTGCCTACAGAAGCAATTAAAGATGAGTTAAACTACTTATTAGAAAATAGCATGTGTAACATTATCATGTATGGTAACGAAACAATCGGTGTTGACTTACCTAACACTGTTGTCTTAGAAGTAAAAGAAACAGAACCTGGAATTAAAGGTGATACTGCTTCAGGTGGTTCTAAACCAGCTGTTATGGAAACAGGTTTAGTGGTTAACGTACCATTCTTCGTTAACGCTGGGGACAAATTAGTTGTTAATACAGTGGATGGTTCATATACTTCTCGTGCTTAA